The proteins below come from a single Caenibius sp. WL genomic window:
- a CDS encoding trehalose-6-phosphate synthase: MSRIIVISNRVSTGGGAHGGLATALHAALRENGGIWFGWSGERVEQFTGLINFQRENGVTTATVDLDDHDIEEYYNGYANRTLWPLFHYRIDLAEYERDFAGGYQRTNKRFADTVSPLIEPEDLVWVHDYHMFPLGAELRKRGVRNRIGFFLHIPWPPRRLLVTLPEAEELVKALLAYDLIGFHTPEWVESFCDYVCHELGGTLEGGNELVLGKRRVRLIACPIGIDAAEFAKLTESDTARQTFERVRESVVGRALIVGVDRLDYSKGLEERFLGYERFLTDNPEERKEVVLLQIAPPSRASVDSYQRIRSTLEGLAGRINGAHAALDWVPIRYVNQGYPRDVLAGVYRASKIGLVTPLRDGMNLVAKEYVAAQDPEDPGVLILSRFAGAAEQMPDALLVNPYSAEEMSDAIRQALIMPREERIRRWETLIRDVQEQDVVWWRTQFTEALKAVPERAR; the protein is encoded by the coding sequence ATGAGCCGCATTATCGTCATATCCAACCGCGTCAGCACTGGCGGCGGCGCACATGGCGGGCTGGCCACCGCACTGCATGCCGCTTTGCGGGAAAATGGCGGCATCTGGTTCGGCTGGTCGGGCGAACGTGTCGAGCAGTTTACCGGCCTGATCAACTTTCAACGCGAAAATGGCGTCACGACCGCGACGGTGGATCTCGATGATCACGATATCGAGGAATATTATAACGGCTATGCGAACCGGACATTGTGGCCCTTGTTCCATTACCGCATCGATCTGGCCGAGTACGAGCGCGATTTCGCCGGCGGCTATCAACGGACCAACAAGCGGTTTGCCGATACCGTATCGCCGCTGATCGAGCCGGAGGATCTGGTGTGGGTCCACGACTATCACATGTTCCCGCTTGGCGCCGAACTGCGCAAACGCGGCGTGCGCAATCGGATCGGCTTCTTCCTCCATATCCCTTGGCCGCCGAGGCGGTTGCTGGTCACGCTGCCGGAAGCGGAGGAATTGGTCAAAGCGCTGCTTGCCTATGACCTGATCGGATTCCACACGCCCGAATGGGTGGAAAGCTTCTGCGATTACGTCTGTCATGAGCTGGGCGGGACGCTGGAAGGAGGAAACGAACTGGTGCTGGGGAAGCGCCGGGTTCGCCTGATCGCCTGCCCGATCGGGATCGATGCGGCGGAATTCGCCAAGCTGACCGAAAGCGACACGGCACGCCAGACGTTCGAGCGCGTGAGGGAAAGCGTGGTCGGCCGGGCTTTGATCGTCGGTGTCGATCGGCTGGATTATTCCAAGGGGCTCGAGGAACGCTTTCTGGGATACGAACGGTTTCTCACCGATAACCCGGAGGAGCGCAAGGAAGTCGTCCTGCTCCAGATCGCTCCGCCTTCGCGGGCATCGGTCGACAGCTATCAACGCATTCGCAGCACGCTGGAAGGGCTGGCGGGCCGCATCAACGGTGCGCATGCCGCGCTCGATTGGGTGCCGATCCGTTATGTCAACCAAGGCTATCCAAGGGATGTTCTGGCCGGTGTCTATCGCGCCAGCAAAATCGGCCTGGTGACTCCTTTGCGCGATGGCATGAATCTGGTGGCCAAGGAATATGTGGCGGCGCAGGACCCAGAAGATCCCGGCGTTCTGATCCTGTCGCGCTTCGCCGGGGCGGCGGAGCAGATGCCGGATGCCCTGCTGGTCAATCCCTATAGCGCGGAGGAAATGTCCGATGCGATCCGCCAGGCGCTGATCATGCCGCGGGAGGAGCGCATCCGGCGCTGGGAAACGCTCATCCGGGATGTGCAGGAACAGGACGTGGTCTGGTGGCGCACCCAGTTTACAGAGGCGCTCAAGGCCGTGCCGGAAAGGGCCCGTTGA
- a CDS encoding glycoside hydrolase family 15 protein, translating to MTSLDLWPIGNCQVSALVDRTGRFVWGCVPRVDGDPVFSALLGGDKPEVGYWSIDLEDCVSIDQSYHGNTPILSTRHVDADGNAIEVIDFCPYFRRLGRSYRPVAFVRIVRPLAGRPRIRVRLRPASGWGGRARQRIGGTNHLRYRTDAMTLRLTTTAPIGMIHEERVFRLEGPLYFFLGPDEHFSSDIARTIDGMRADTEAEWREWSRGLAIPLEWQDVVIRSAITLKLCQHEETGAIAAALTTSIPEHAGSQRNWDYRYCWIRDAYYTVQALNRLGALDVLEGYLAYLRNIVDSAKGGHIQPLYGVLGETRLEERVASGLPGYRGMGPVRVGNQAYNQVQHDAYGQIVLSNTHSFVDQRLFRMSGVEDFKALEKVGERAWQFHDQPDAGLWELRTRQDVHTYSAAMCWAACDRLANAAEVLGLNDRAAFWNERAARIREHIEHAAWRPDTRRMSATFRGDDLDASVLQLLDLRFLAADDPRYIDTLSAIEKGLRRGSHMLRYAAEDDFGLPKTAFNVCTFWLIEALNYTGRCEDARLLFEEMLSRRTAAGLLSEDIDPQTGELWGNYPQTYSLVGMINCAVLLSKPWSSIR from the coding sequence ATGACTTCTCTCGATCTCTGGCCTATCGGCAATTGTCAGGTCAGCGCGCTTGTGGATCGGACCGGGCGGTTCGTCTGGGGTTGCGTGCCGCGTGTTGATGGCGATCCTGTTTTCTCGGCGCTGCTGGGCGGCGACAAGCCCGAAGTGGGCTATTGGTCCATCGATCTGGAAGACTGCGTATCGATCGATCAGAGTTATCATGGCAACACGCCGATCCTCAGCACGCGGCATGTCGATGCGGATGGCAATGCCATAGAGGTCATCGATTTCTGCCCTTATTTCCGCCGTCTCGGGCGCAGCTATCGGCCGGTGGCTTTCGTGCGCATCGTGCGGCCGCTGGCAGGCCGCCCGCGTATCCGCGTTAGGTTGCGGCCCGCCTCCGGCTGGGGCGGGCGGGCACGCCAGCGGATCGGGGGGACGAACCATCTCCGCTATCGTACCGATGCGATGACGCTGCGGCTCACGACAACCGCGCCGATCGGGATGATCCATGAAGAGCGCGTTTTCCGGCTGGAGGGACCGCTGTACTTTTTCCTTGGGCCGGACGAGCATTTTTCCAGCGATATCGCCCGTACGATAGACGGTATGCGGGCCGATACCGAAGCCGAATGGCGCGAGTGGTCGCGCGGGCTGGCGATCCCGCTGGAATGGCAGGATGTGGTGATCCGCTCCGCCATCACGCTCAAGCTCTGTCAGCATGAGGAAACCGGGGCGATCGCTGCCGCGCTGACCACTTCCATTCCGGAGCATGCCGGATCTCAGCGAAACTGGGACTATCGCTATTGCTGGATTCGCGATGCCTATTACACGGTGCAGGCGTTGAACCGCCTCGGGGCGCTCGATGTGCTGGAAGGCTATCTGGCTTATCTGCGGAACATCGTCGACAGCGCGAAAGGCGGCCATATTCAGCCATTGTATGGCGTGCTGGGCGAAACCAGGCTCGAAGAGCGCGTGGCCAGCGGGTTGCCCGGCTATCGCGGCATGGGGCCTGTCCGCGTCGGAAATCAGGCCTACAATCAGGTACAGCACGATGCCTATGGCCAGATCGTCCTGTCCAACACGCACAGTTTCGTGGACCAGCGGCTGTTCCGCATGTCCGGTGTGGAGGATTTCAAGGCGCTGGAAAAAGTCGGCGAACGGGCATGGCAGTTTCACGATCAGCCCGATGCGGGATTATGGGAACTGCGCACCCGGCAGGATGTCCATACCTATTCCGCGGCGATGTGCTGGGCTGCCTGCGACCGGCTGGCCAATGCCGCGGAAGTGCTTGGCCTGAATGATCGGGCGGCTTTCTGGAACGAACGGGCCGCGCGCATCCGCGAACATATCGAACATGCCGCGTGGCGCCCGGATACGCGCCGGATGTCGGCGACGTTCCGGGGTGACGATCTTGATGCGAGCGTGCTGCAATTGCTGGATTTGCGTTTCCTGGCGGCCGACGACCCCCGCTATATCGACACGTTGTCGGCCATCGAGAAAGGGCTGCGGCGCGGCTCGCATATGTTGCGTTACGCGGCGGAGGACGATTTCGGTCTTCCCAAGACGGCGTTCAACGTCTGCACGTTCTGGCTGATCGAGGCGTTGAATTATACCGGGCGATGCGAGGATGCCCGCCTTCTTTTCGAGGAAATGCTGTCGCGCCGGACGGCGGCCGGACTGCTTTCTGAAGATATCGATCCGCAGACGGGCGAGCTGTGGGGCAATTATCCGCAAACCTATTCATTGGTGGGCATGATCAATTGCGCGGTGCTGCTCAGCAAACCGTGGAGTTCCATCAGATGA
- the otsB gene encoding trehalose-phosphatase gives MRLSVRYSSAEWRRSDAEVENASTLLKPMPVPPLQLLRGANVFLDFDGTLVEIAERPDAVRVNDRLATLMQGLWERLEGRMAVISGRSAGEVRALLGINAMTVVGSHGLEFCWGDGRIEAVERPAALECALAAMRELAAAIPGVLVEDKPLGAALHFRQAPSAEQACMDLAGRLAPELGLKLQSGKMMVELRADGGDKGSAIRRLMQEPVFAAARPLFFGDDVTDEPGFAAAQEMAGSGVLIGPVRISAAQYRLDGVAAMLDWLETASEVTA, from the coding sequence ATGCGCCTGTCCGTGCGTTATTCCTCTGCTGAATGGCGCCGATCTGATGCCGAAGTGGAAAATGCGAGCACACTGTTGAAACCCATGCCTGTTCCGCCGCTCCAGTTGCTTCGGGGCGCCAACGTCTTTCTCGATTTCGACGGGACATTGGTCGAAATCGCCGAACGCCCTGATGCGGTGCGGGTCAACGACCGTCTCGCAACGTTGATGCAAGGCCTGTGGGAACGCCTTGAAGGCCGTATGGCTGTTATCAGTGGCCGCTCGGCAGGTGAGGTCCGCGCTCTGCTGGGCATCAATGCCATGACGGTCGTAGGCAGCCATGGGCTCGAGTTCTGTTGGGGCGACGGGCGGATCGAAGCAGTCGAACGGCCTGCGGCCCTTGAGTGCGCGCTGGCGGCGATGCGGGAGCTTGCCGCTGCCATCCCCGGGGTGTTGGTGGAGGATAAGCCGCTCGGCGCGGCGCTGCATTTTCGCCAGGCACCTTCGGCTGAGCAGGCTTGTATGGATTTGGCGGGGCGGCTGGCGCCCGAATTGGGATTAAAGCTTCAGAGCGGCAAGATGATGGTGGAACTGCGCGCTGACGGGGGCGACAAGGGTAGCGCTATTCGCAGGCTTATGCAGGAACCCGTTTTCGCGGCTGCACGGCCGCTGTTCTTCGGGGATGACGTAACCGATGAACCAGGCTTCGCCGCCGCGCAGGAAATGGCTGGTTCCGGCGTGCTGATCGGGCCGGTGCGGATCAGTGCCGCGCAATACCGCCTCGATGGGGTGGCGGCGATGCTCGACTGGCTTGAAACAGCCTCCGAGGTGACAGCATGA
- a CDS encoding DUF4142 domain-containing protein encodes MLRIAGMTVLAASLALAACDQNPNNETPGSSVEGTPMANEVVPPEPVVTSLPRQDFADTVAASDAFEIASARLAAEKASTPEIKAYAQKMIEAHNTSTEKLKKEAAALTPAIKPDPVLSLEQQKKLDELGKLSGAEFERVYVADQIAAHEKALEVVQAYSADGDEPKLKTFATDAVKMVSDHLAEARKLGASGAKVANP; translated from the coding sequence ATGCTTAGAATAGCAGGAATGACGGTGCTCGCGGCCAGTCTAGCGCTGGCGGCTTGTGACCAGAACCCGAACAACGAGACGCCGGGAAGCAGTGTGGAAGGCACGCCGATGGCCAACGAAGTTGTTCCACCCGAACCGGTGGTGACTTCGCTTCCACGCCAGGATTTCGCCGATACCGTGGCAGCAAGCGATGCCTTCGAGATCGCAAGTGCCCGTCTGGCAGCGGAGAAGGCGTCCACGCCTGAGATCAAGGCCTATGCCCAAAAGATGATCGAGGCGCACAATACTTCGACAGAGAAGCTGAAAAAGGAAGCGGCGGCATTGACCCCGGCGATCAAACCGGACCCGGTATTATCGCTTGAACAGCAGAAAAAGCTTGATGAACTGGGCAAGCTTTCTGGCGCGGAATTCGAACGGGTCTATGTCGCGGACCAGATCGCTGCGCATGAGAAAGCTCTAGAAGTAGTTCAGGCCTATTCTGCGGACGGTGATGAACCGAAGCTCAAGACGTTTGCCACCGACGCGGTCAAAATGGTGTCTGATCATCTTGCCGAGGCGCGCAAACTCGGCGCGTCTGGGGCAAAGGTGGCCAATCCCTAA
- a CDS encoding CBS domain-containing protein: MKVSECMTRDVRVANPQETLQAAARTMADIDAGFLPVGENDRLIGIVTDRDIAIRAVGCGYASDAKIGDVMSREVRYCYADDDVSDILDMMAEQQIRRMPVVDGDKRLVGVVSIGDLVKDETRQTGEALCEIARPSSMHSQVI; the protein is encoded by the coding sequence ATGAAAGTCAGCGAATGCATGACCCGCGATGTGCGGGTCGCCAATCCTCAGGAAACGCTTCAGGCTGCTGCCCGTACGATGGCGGATATCGATGCCGGTTTCCTGCCTGTGGGCGAAAACGATCGATTGATCGGCATAGTCACTGACCGCGATATCGCTATTCGCGCCGTTGGCTGCGGTTATGCTTCGGATGCGAAGATCGGTGACGTGATGAGCCGGGAAGTCCGCTACTGTTATGCCGATGACGATGTGAGCGATATTCTCGACATGATGGCAGAGCAGCAAATCCGCCGCATGCCCGTCGTGGACGGTGACAAGCGATTGGTCGGTGTCGTGTCCATCGGCGATCTCGTCAAGGATGAAACCCGGCAGACCGGTGAGGCGCTGTGCGAAATCGCTCGCCCGAGCAGCATGCACTCGCAGGTCATTTAA
- a CDS encoding host attachment family protein, translating into MRIPHDALIVVADGRKMLLLRNEGDAERLNLQVEHKDIHESPKDRDQKSDAAGRASSTQSGPSAAPSARGGSSHAQGQGAQFAPSRGSMDEPDYHQLEEDRFASEIADMLNAQALAQSFDQLIVAAPAKTLGELRKHYHKEVTARLVAEIDKDLTNHPVPMIENVLRNR; encoded by the coding sequence ATGCGAATTCCCCATGATGCCCTGATCGTCGTTGCCGATGGCCGCAAGATGCTGCTGCTTCGCAACGAAGGAGACGCAGAGCGCCTCAACCTGCAGGTGGAGCACAAGGATATTCACGAGAGCCCCAAGGATCGCGATCAGAAATCGGATGCGGCGGGGCGGGCATCCTCCACCCAATCCGGCCCTTCGGCTGCGCCCAGCGCACGGGGTGGATCGTCACATGCCCAAGGACAAGGGGCGCAGTTCGCCCCCTCACGCGGGAGCATGGACGAGCCCGATTATCATCAACTGGAGGAAGACAGGTTCGCTTCCGAAATCGCCGATATGCTGAATGCTCAAGCGCTGGCCCAATCCTTCGATCAACTTATCGTGGCTGCACCTGCAAAGACATTGGGCGAATTGCGCAAGCATTATCACAAGGAAGTCACAGCCCGGCTGGTGGCGGAGATCGACAAGGACCTTACCAACCACCCCGTGCCCATGATTGAAAACGTCTTGCGCAACAGATGA
- a CDS encoding alpha/beta fold hydrolase, producing the protein MTDGRKAITFGAGAQQLDGTLLSPARLIPGVLFIHGWGGSQEQDLVRAAEIAQLGCICFTFDLRGHARYDNQRNIVTRSDGLADVLSAYDLLVSQQQVDRSAIAVVGVSYGGYLATLLTAHRPVAWLALRAPALYPDDQWDVPKALLPRDKISSYRNHFRTGYQDKALAACEAFDGDVLIVESEHDDYVPHTAISSFIAAFQRSNSLSYRILKGADHALRDETHRIAYNKLLLTWIEEMVRGGRRPD; encoded by the coding sequence ATGACCGATGGACGCAAGGCGATAACATTTGGCGCGGGCGCGCAGCAACTCGACGGGACTCTGCTTTCTCCAGCGAGATTGATACCGGGCGTGCTGTTCATTCACGGCTGGGGCGGGTCGCAGGAGCAGGATCTTGTAAGAGCTGCGGAGATCGCCCAACTCGGATGTATCTGCTTCACTTTCGATCTGCGTGGCCATGCCCGCTACGATAATCAGCGTAATATCGTGACACGGTCCGATGGTCTCGCTGATGTGCTGTCGGCATACGATCTGCTGGTGTCCCAACAGCAGGTCGATCGATCGGCCATCGCGGTCGTTGGCGTCAGTTATGGAGGCTATCTTGCCACCTTGCTGACGGCGCACCGCCCCGTGGCATGGCTCGCGCTCCGGGCCCCGGCGTTATACCCGGACGATCAGTGGGACGTTCCTAAGGCCCTGCTGCCGCGCGACAAGATTTCGTCGTATCGCAACCATTTCCGCACGGGCTATCAGGACAAGGCGCTTGCCGCTTGCGAGGCTTTCGATGGCGATGTGCTTATCGTGGAATCGGAGCATGACGATTATGTGCCGCATACCGCGATCAGTTCATTCATCGCAGCATTCCAGCGCAGCAATTCATTAAGCTACCGCATACTGAAAGGCGCCGACCATGCCCTGCGGGACGAGACCCATCGTATAGCCTACAACAAGCTGCTGCTGACATGGATCGAGGAAATGGTCCGTGGGGGCCGGCGGCCGGATTGA
- a CDS encoding DUF3182 family protein, whose protein sequence is MSTKSECRVCTICVYREGKGHAGNLHDLSAQAELARRIARLGGGTVVEPGDVARSELFLIPDDTMLLEHAAAEGIVKEAQLYGGVVPNRFVATKIVTHGLLSESAPAPAGWQAGLAAELGDAVLRGFSVFSCADARAAGRLLLRHGPIRLKDVEGTSCSGQVVIRGQAELDRAIAALDAETLAQGGLVIEENLEPVMTYSVGISRLFGQSIAYWGTQRLTRNNHGNEVYGGSQLHCVRGGWAELMAIGGSAEHAEVIQKARRYDRAVFAAYPRMFASRRNYDVAVGWDARGDRKIGVLEQSWRMGGASGAEIAAFEAFAADPSLQTVDTATVEIYGAAGAVPPGASVYFSGNDPVVGPLTKYAVVS, encoded by the coding sequence ATGAGCACGAAAAGCGAATGCCGTGTCTGTACGATTTGTGTTTATCGGGAAGGGAAAGGCCATGCAGGCAATCTGCATGACCTTTCCGCGCAGGCTGAGCTTGCCCGGCGGATTGCGCGCCTTGGAGGCGGCACGGTCGTGGAACCGGGCGATGTTGCCCGGTCGGAGTTGTTCCTGATCCCCGATGATACGATGCTGCTCGAACATGCCGCGGCTGAAGGAATTGTAAAGGAAGCGCAACTCTATGGCGGCGTGGTGCCGAACCGCTTCGTCGCGACCAAGATTGTCACTCACGGATTGCTTTCCGAAAGTGCCCCGGCACCAGCAGGCTGGCAAGCAGGGTTGGCTGCGGAACTAGGCGATGCGGTTCTGCGCGGCTTCTCCGTGTTCTCATGCGCCGATGCGCGTGCCGCCGGGCGACTGCTGCTCCGGCATGGGCCCATTCGCCTGAAGGATGTCGAAGGCACTTCGTGTAGCGGACAAGTGGTTATTCGCGGCCAGGCGGAACTGGATCGGGCGATTGCTGCGCTGGATGCCGAAACCCTGGCGCAAGGCGGGTTGGTGATCGAGGAAAATCTCGAACCTGTGATGACATACAGTGTGGGAATCAGCCGCCTGTTCGGACAATCGATTGCATATTGGGGAACCCAGCGCCTGACCCGCAATAACCACGGGAACGAAGTTTATGGCGGTTCCCAATTGCACTGCGTGCGTGGCGGCTGGGCGGAATTGATGGCTATCGGCGGATCGGCCGAACATGCGGAAGTGATCCAAAAAGCCCGGCGATATGACCGGGCGGTATTTGCCGCTTATCCCAGGATGTTCGCATCGCGCCGCAATTACGATGTGGCGGTGGGATGGGATGCACGCGGGGACCGCAAGATCGGTGTTCTTGAACAGAGCTGGCGAATGGGCGGTGCGAGCGGCGCGGAAATTGCCGCTTTCGAAGCCTTTGCCGCCGACCCTTCCTTGCAGACGGTCGATACGGCGACGGTTGAAATCTACGGGGCGGCGGGCGCAGTCCCGCCCGGGGCCAGTGTCTATTTCAGCGGGAACGATCCGGTCGTTGGGCCTTTGACCAAATATGCGGTAGTTTCATGA
- a CDS encoding aldehyde dehydrogenase family protein, whose translation MRNYLEFYIDGAWVPPVQARELDVINPATEQVAGRISVGQAEDVDCAVAAARRAFETFSRSSKAERLELLDAVMAAFEARKQDFADAVREEMGAPAALAAAAHVPLATAHFAVARQVLEHFNPDVSQGTTRLTKEPIGVVGMITPWNWPLNQIACKVAPALAVGCTMVLKPSEVAPFSGHLFAEVMHAAGVPAGVFNMIHGDGPSVGAAISSHPGVDMVSFTGSTRAGIDVARNAAATVKRVHQELGGKSANIILEDADFAAAVSQGVAAMMVNSGQSCNAPSRMLVPAARMAEAKDIARETIEKQKVGAPTDEVNLGPVVSDVQWNRIQTLIKAGIDEGATLVAGGLGKPEGLNQGYYVRPTVFADVNNEMTVAREEIFGPVLVMLGYDTEEQAIEIANDTPYGLAGYVQAGDIDHGRAVASRIRAGQVALNYAPLDVTAPFGGYKQSGNGREWGENAFHEFMETKAVLGYGNA comes from the coding sequence GTGAGAAATTACCTCGAATTCTATATTGACGGAGCATGGGTGCCGCCGGTCCAGGCAAGGGAACTGGATGTGATCAACCCGGCGACGGAACAGGTGGCCGGGCGCATCAGCGTGGGCCAGGCTGAGGATGTCGACTGCGCCGTTGCCGCCGCGCGCCGCGCATTCGAAACGTTCAGCCGCAGTTCCAAGGCCGAACGGCTGGAATTGCTCGATGCGGTGATGGCCGCGTTCGAAGCGCGCAAGCAGGATTTCGCCGACGCCGTGCGCGAGGAAATGGGCGCGCCAGCCGCGCTTGCCGCTGCGGCGCATGTGCCGCTTGCCACCGCGCATTTCGCCGTTGCCCGACAGGTTCTGGAGCATTTCAATCCCGATGTTTCACAGGGGACCACGCGGCTGACGAAGGAACCCATCGGGGTCGTCGGCATGATCACGCCGTGGAACTGGCCGTTGAACCAGATCGCCTGCAAAGTCGCCCCGGCTCTGGCGGTGGGCTGCACTATGGTGCTGAAACCATCGGAAGTGGCGCCGTTCAGCGGACATCTGTTCGCTGAAGTGATGCATGCCGCCGGGGTTCCGGCGGGTGTCTTCAACATGATCCATGGCGATGGCCCATCGGTGGGGGCGGCGATTTCATCGCATCCCGGCGTCGATATGGTATCCTTCACCGGCTCCACCCGCGCGGGGATCGATGTGGCGCGCAACGCGGCGGCCACGGTCAAACGCGTGCATCAGGAACTGGGCGGAAAATCCGCCAACATCATCCTGGAAGACGCCGATTTCGCAGCGGCGGTGAGCCAGGGTGTGGCGGCGATGATGGTCAACAGCGGGCAGAGCTGCAACGCGCCGTCGCGGATGCTGGTGCCTGCCGCGCGTATGGCCGAAGCCAAGGATATCGCGCGTGAAACGATCGAGAAACAGAAAGTCGGCGCGCCGACGGATGAGGTCAATCTCGGCCCTGTCGTGTCCGATGTGCAGTGGAACCGTATCCAGACGCTGATCAAGGCCGGAATCGACGAGGGGGCGACGCTTGTTGCGGGCGGTCTGGGCAAGCCGGAAGGGCTCAATCAAGGCTATTATGTGCGACCCACGGTGTTCGCAGACGTCAACAACGAGATGACCGTCGCGCGGGAGGAAATCTTCGGCCCGGTGCTTGTGATGCTCGGCTATGACACGGAAGAACAGGCGATCGAGATCGCCAACGATACGCCTTATGGCCTGGCCGGGTATGTCCAGGCGGGCGATATCGATCATGGCCGTGCGGTGGCTTCGCGCATCCGCGCGGGGCAGGTGGCGCTGAATTACGCGCCGCTCGATGTGACGGCACCCTTCGGCGGTTACAAGCAATCGGGCAACGGCCGTGAATGGGGCGAGAACGCGTTCCACGAGTTCATGGAGACCAAGGCTGTGCTGGGCTACGGCAACGCCTGA